From Symphalangus syndactylus isolate Jambi chromosome 17, NHGRI_mSymSyn1-v2.1_pri, whole genome shotgun sequence, one genomic window encodes:
- the CPN2 gene encoding carboxypeptidase N subunit 2: protein MLPGAWLLWTSLLLLARPAQPCPVGCDCFVQEVFCSDEELAAIPPDIPPYAKNIIFVETSFTTLETRAFGSNPNLTKVVFLNTQLCQFRPDAFGGLPRLEDLEVTGSSFLNLSANIFSNLTSLAKLTLNFNMLEALPEGLFQHLAALESLHLQGNRLQALPRRLFQPLTHLKTLNLAQNLLAQLPEELFHPLTSLQTLKLSNNALSGLPQGVFSKLGSLQELFLDSNKLSELPPQVFSQLFCLERLWLQRNAITHLPLSIFASLGNVTFLSLQWNMLRVLPAGLFAHNPRLVGLSLTHNQLETVAEGAFAHLSNLRSLMLSYNAISHLPAGIFRDLEELVKLYLGSNNLTVLHPALFQNLSKLELLSLSKNQLTTLPEGIFDTNYNLFNLALHGNPWQCDCHLAYLFNWLQQYTDRLLNIQTYCAGPAYLKGQVVPALNEKQLVCPVTRDRLGFQVTWLDDSKAGGSWDLAVQERAAQSQCTYSNPEGTVVLACDEAQCRWLNVQLSPRQGSLGLQYNASQEWDLRSRCGSLRLTVSIEARAAGP from the coding sequence ATGCTCCCTGGAGCCTGGCTGCTCTGGACCTCCCTCCTGCTCCTGGccaggcctgcccagccctgccccgtgggTTGCGATTGCTTCGTCCAGGAGGTGTTCTGCTCGGATGAGGAGCTGGCCGCCATCCCGCCGGACATCCCGCCATACGCCAAAAACATCATCTTTGTGGAGACCTCGTTCACCACATTGGAAACCAGAGCCTTTGGCAGCAACCCCAACTTGACCAAGGTGGTCTTCCTCAACACGCAGCTCTGCCAGTTTAGGCCAGATGCCTTCGGggggctgcccaggctggaggacctGGAGGTCACAGGCAGCAGCTTCTTGAACCTCAGCGCCAACATCTTCTCCAACCTGACCTCGCTGGCCAAGCTCACCCTCAACTTCAACATGCTGGAGGCTCTGCCCGAGGGTCTCTTCCAGCACCTGGCTGCCCTGGAGTCCCTCCACCTGCAGGGGAACCGGCTCCAGGCCCTGCCCAGGAGGCTCTTCCAGCCTCTGACCCATCTGAAGACACTCAACCTGGCCCAGAACCTCCTGGCTCAGCTCCCGGAGGAGCTGTTCCACCCACTCACCAGCCTGCAGACCCTGAAGCTGAGCAACAACGCACTCTCTGGCCTCCCCCAGGGTGTGTTCAGCAAACTGGGCAGCCTGCAGGAGCTCTTCCTGGACAGCAACAAGCTCTCGGAGCTGCCCCCTCAGGTGTTCTCCCAGCTCTTCTGCCTGGAGAGGCTGTGGCTGCAGCGCAACGCCATCACGCACCTGCCGCTCTCCATCTTCGCCTCCCTGGGTAATGTGACCTTTCTGAGCTTGCAGTGGAACATGCTTCGGGTCCTGCCTGCCGGCCTCTTTGCCCATAACCCACGCCTGGTCGGCCTGTCTCTGACCCATAACCAGCTGGAGACTGTCGCTGAGGGTGCCTTTGCCCACCTGTCCAACCTGCGTTCCCTCATGCTCTCATACAATGCCATTAGCCACCTCCCAGCTGGCATCTTCAGAGACCTGGAGGAGCTGGTCAAACTCTACCTGGGCAGCAACAACCTGACGGTGCTGCACCCAGCCCTCTTCCAGAACCTGTCCAAGCTGGAGCTGCTCAGCCTCTCCAAGAACCAGCTGACCACACTTCCGGAGGGCATCTTCGACACCAACTACAACCTGTTCAACCTGGCCCTCCACGGTAACCCCTGGCAGTGTGACTGCCACCTGGCCTACCTCTTCAACTGGCTGCAGCAGTACACCGATCGGCTCCTGAACATCCAGACCTACTGTGCCGGCCCTGCCTACCTCAAAGGCCAGGTGGTGCCCGCCTTGAATGAGAAGCAGCTGGTGTGTCCCGTCACCCGGGACCGcctgggcttccaggtcacaTGGCTGGATGACAGCAAGGCAGGGGGCAGCTGGGATCTGGCTGTGCAGGAAAGGGCAGCCCAGAGCCAGTGCACCTACAGCAACCCCGAGGGCACCGTGGTGCTCGCCTGTGACGAGGCCCAGTGTCGCTGGCTGAACGTCCAGCTCTCTCCTCGGCAGGGCTCCCTGGGACTGCAGTATAATGCTAGTCAGGAGTGGGACCTGAGGTCGCGCTGCGGTTCTCTGCGGCTCACCGTGTCTATCGAGGCTCGGGCAGCAGGGCCCTAG
- the LRRC15 gene encoding leucine-rich repeat-containing protein 15 — MPLDKAMPLKHYLLLLVGCQAWGAALAYHGCPSECTCSRASQVECTGARIVAVPTPLPWNAMSLQILNTHITELNESPFLNISALIALRIEKNELSRIMPGAFRNLGSLRYLSLANNKLQVLPIGLFQGLDSLESLLLSSNQLMQIQPAHFSQCSNLKELQLHGNHLEYIPDGAFDHLVGLTKLNLGKNSLTHISPRVFQHLGNLQVLRLYENRLTDIPMGTFDGLVNLQELALQQNQIGLLSPGLFHNNHNLQRLYLSNNHISQLPPSIFMQLPQLNRLTLFGNSLKELSPGVFGPMPNLRELWLYDNHITSLPDNVFSNLRQLQVLILSRNQISFISPGAFNGLTELRELSLHTNALQDLDGNVFRMLANLQNVSLQNNRLRQLPGNIFANVNGLMTIQLQNNQLENLPLGIFDHLGKLCELRLYDNPWRCDSDILPLRNWLLLNHPRLGTDTVPVCFSPANVRGQSLIIVNVNVAVPSVHVPKVPSYPETPWYPDTPSYPDTTSISSTTELTSPVEDYTDLTTIQVTEDRSIWGMTQAQSGLAIAAIVIGIVALACSLAACIGCCCCKKRSQAVLMQMKAPNEC; from the exons ATGCCTTTGGAcaag GCTATGCCACTGAAGCATTATCTCCTTTTGCTGGTGGGCTGCCAAGCCTGGGGTGCAGCGTTGGCCTACCATGGCTGCCCTAGCGAGTGTACCTGCTCCAGGGCCTCCCAGGTGGAGTGCACCGGGGCACGCATTGTGGCAGTGCCCACCCCTCTGCCCTGGAACGCCATGAGCCTGCAGATCCTCAACACACACATCACTGAACTCAATGAGTCCCCGTTCCTCAATATCTCAGCCCTCATCGCCCTGAGGATTGAGAAGAATGAGCTGTCGCGCATCATGCCTGGGGCCTTCCGAAACCTGGGCTCACTGCGCTATCTCAGCCTCGCCAACAACAAGCTGCAGGTTCTGCCCATCGGCCTCTTCCAGGGCCTGGACAGCCTCGAGTCACTCCTTCTGTCCAGTAACCAGCTGATGCAGATCCAGCCGGCCCACTTCTCCCAGTGCAGCAACCTCAAGGAGCTGCAGTTGCACGGCAACCACCTGGAATACATCCCCGACGGAGCCTTCGACCACCTGGTGGGACTCACGAAGCTCAATCTGGGCAAGAATAGTCTCACCCACATCTCACCCAGGGTCTTCCAGCACCTGGGCAACCTCCAGGTCCTCCGGCTGTATGAGAACAGGCTCACGGACATCCCCATGGGCACTTTTGATGGGCTTGTCAACCTGCAGGAACTGGCTCTGCAGCAGAACCAGATTGGACTGCTCTCTCCTGGTCTCTTCCACAACAACCACAACCTCCAGAGACTCTACCTGTCCAACAACCACATCTCCCAGCTGCCACCCAGCATCTTCATGCAGCTGCCCCAGCTCAACCGTCTTACTCTCTTTGGGAATTCCCTGAAGGAGCTTTCTCCAGGGGTCTTTGGGCCCATGCCCAACCTGCGGGAGCTTTGGCTCTATGACAACCACATCACTTCTCTACCCGACAATGTCTTCAGCAACCTCCGCCAGTTGCAGGTCCTGATTCTTAGCCGCAATCAGATCAGCTTCATCTCCCCGGGTGCCTTCAACGGGCTAACGGAGCTTCGGGAGCTGTCCCTCCACACCAACGCACTGCAGGACCTGGACGGGAACGTCTTCCGCATGTTGGCCAACCTGCAGAACGTCTCCCTGCAGAACAACCGCCTCAGACAGCTGCCGGGGAATATCTTCGCCAATGTCAATGGCCTCATGACCATCCAGCTGCAGAACAACCAGCTGGAGAACTTGCCCCTCGGCATCTTCGATCACCTGGGGAAACTGTGTGAGTTGCGGCTGTATGACAATCCCTGGAGATGTGACTCAGACATCCTTCCTCTCCGCAACTGGCTCCTGCTCAACCACCCTAGGTTAGGGACGGACACCGTACCTGTGTGTTTCAGCCCAGCCAATGTCCGAGGCCAGTCCCTCATTATCGTCAACGTCAACGTTGCTGTTCCGAGTGTCCATGTCCCCAAGGTGCCTAGTTACCCAGAAACGCCATGGTACCCAGACACACCCAGTTACCCTGACACCACATCCATCTCTTCTACTACGGAGCTAACTAGCCCTGTGGAAGACTACACTGATCTGACTACCATTCAGGTCACTGAGGACCGCAGCATTTGGGGCATGACCCAGGCCCAGAGCGGGCTGGCCATTGCCGCCATTGTAATTGGCATTGTCGCCCTGGCCTGCTCCCTGGCTGCCTGCATTGGCTGTTGCTGCTGCAAGAAGAGGAGCCAGGCCGTCCTGATGCAGATGAAGGCACCCAATGAGTGTTAA